The following proteins are encoded in a genomic region of Pseudodesulfovibrio mercurii:
- a CDS encoding glycosyltransferase family 9 protein, whose translation MISRAVKQPAVVFRLGHMGDVALATGVLSHWRELLGDAFVFVTREANLPLLENHPAVAETVGLSPEDLTGAGWFRRCGDLARQYAGATLVDLHGTLRSRILALRWKGEVRRYPKFGLARRLFERTRLERLRVKLEALNVPQRYALALDRTAPPREAVLPRIFLTEAEKEAAARLLAPVSCEGPLVALHPYATHPAKQWPAENWMRLAALLDEADMNWFVVGRSDTPLTNGHERDLTNATGLRATCGLLGRADLLVTGDSGPMHLAGGVGTPVVALFGPTARAWGFYPAGPRDRVLERDLPCRPCSLHGAGRCAHGFECMTGITPDTVMDAVRAVLA comes from the coding sequence ATGATTTCCCGCGCTGTCAAGCAACCCGCCGTGGTCTTCCGCCTCGGGCACATGGGCGACGTGGCCCTGGCCACCGGCGTCCTGTCCCACTGGCGCGAGCTCCTGGGGGACGCCTTCGTCTTCGTGACCAGGGAGGCCAACCTGCCCCTGCTCGAAAACCATCCCGCCGTGGCCGAAACCGTGGGCCTGTCCCCGGAGGACCTGACCGGCGCGGGCTGGTTCCGCAGGTGCGGCGACCTGGCCCGGCAATACGCGGGCGCCACGCTCGTCGACCTGCACGGCACCCTGCGCTCGCGCATCCTGGCCCTGCGCTGGAAGGGCGAGGTCCGCCGCTATCCCAAGTTCGGCCTGGCCCGCCGTTTGTTCGAGCGCACCCGCCTGGAACGCCTCCGCGTGAAGCTCGAGGCCCTGAACGTGCCCCAGCGGTACGCCCTGGCCCTGGACCGGACCGCGCCGCCGCGCGAGGCCGTGCTGCCGCGCATCTTCCTGACCGAAGCCGAGAAGGAGGCCGCCGCGAGGCTGCTCGCGCCCGTCTCCTGCGAGGGGCCGCTGGTGGCCCTGCACCCCTACGCCACCCACCCGGCCAAGCAGTGGCCCGCCGAAAACTGGATGCGGCTGGCCGCCCTGTTGGACGAGGCGGACATGAACTGGTTTGTGGTGGGAAGAAGCGACACGCCGCTGACCAACGGCCACGAGCGCGACCTGACCAACGCCACCGGCCTGCGCGCCACCTGCGGGCTGCTTGGCCGGGCCGACCTGCTGGTCACGGGCGACTCCGGCCCCATGCACCTGGCGGGCGGCGTGGGCACCCCTGTGGTCGCCCTGTTCGGCCCCACGGCCAGGGCCTGGGGCTTCTACCCGGCCGGTCCGCGCGACAGGGTCCTGGAACGGGACCTGCCCTGCCGCCCCTGCTCCCTGCACGGGGCCGGACGCTGCGCGCACGGCTTCGAGTGCATGACCGGGATCACCCCCGACACGGTCATGGACGCGGTCCGCGCCGTCCTGGCCTGA
- a CDS encoding hemolysin family protein: protein MVTLILAVGVAVFVSAFCSLAEAALYSMSWADIQKLKDSGSKSAALLHKLRSKIDEPITAILTLNTCAHTAGASVAGWAWAKLYGEDTLWLFTVGFTVIILIFTEIMPKTVGVLYSDVIAPPLSHPLRGMVWVFKPVIAVMGVLSKAVSHRESKPDHTEDDIRAIVSLTRRSGVIKQYEETSIRNILSLDSKTVERIMTPRTVVFSLPADMTVAQAREEHPNWPHSRIPVYDEDPEDIVGVVYRRLVLEALADDRDELKLSDIMRPVRFVLETVTLDKLLVQFLGSRMHLAVVLDEYGGVAGVVSLEDVLEEILGSEIIDETDQVADMRELARTQRDELTRARNGSPDEEKH, encoded by the coding sequence ATGGTTACTCTCATACTCGCCGTCGGCGTGGCCGTCTTCGTGTCCGCATTCTGTTCCCTGGCCGAAGCGGCCCTCTATTCCATGAGCTGGGCCGACATCCAGAAGCTCAAGGACAGCGGCAGCAAGTCGGCGGCATTGCTCCATAAGCTCCGATCCAAGATCGACGAGCCCATCACCGCCATCCTGACGCTGAACACCTGCGCCCACACCGCCGGGGCGTCCGTGGCCGGCTGGGCCTGGGCCAAGTTGTACGGCGAAGACACGCTTTGGCTCTTTACAGTGGGCTTTACAGTAATTATTCTCATCTTCACGGAGATCATGCCCAAGACCGTGGGCGTGCTCTATTCGGACGTGATCGCGCCGCCCCTGTCCCATCCCCTGCGGGGCATGGTCTGGGTGTTCAAGCCGGTCATCGCCGTCATGGGCGTGCTCTCGAAGGCCGTGAGCCACCGGGAATCCAAGCCGGACCACACCGAGGACGACATCCGGGCCATCGTCAGCCTGACGCGCCGTTCCGGGGTGATCAAGCAGTACGAGGAGACCTCCATCCGGAACATCCTCTCCCTGGATTCCAAGACCGTGGAGCGGATCATGACCCCGAGGACCGTGGTCTTCTCGCTGCCCGCGGACATGACCGTGGCCCAGGCCAGGGAGGAGCATCCCAACTGGCCGCACAGCCGCATCCCGGTGTACGACGAGGACCCGGAGGACATCGTGGGCGTGGTCTACCGGCGGCTGGTGCTCGAGGCCCTGGCCGACGACCGGGACGAGCTCAAGCTGTCGGACATCATGCGGCCGGTGCGCTTCGTCCTGGAGACCGTCACCCTGGACAAGCTCCTGGTCCAGTTCCTTGGCAGCCGCATGCACCTGGCCGTGGTCCTGGACGAGTACGGCGGGGTGGCCGGGGTGGTCTCCCTGGAGGACGTGCTCGAGGAGATCCTGGGCAGTGAAATAATTGACGAGACCGACCAGGTGGCGGATATGCGGGAACTCGCCCGCACCCAGCGGGACGAACTGACCCGCGCCCGGAACGGCTCGCCGGACGAGGAAAAGCACTAG
- a CDS encoding cytochrome c maturation protein CcmE: protein MAKNSSKIVYAVALVLFLGGLSYLIFSGLTQDSVYFLNVTEALAQDRAEIGNARLFGKVSPRGLSIADGKLGADFDLVDKVDHDKTLRVEYKGALPDTFKADVEVIVEGKFSPDGRVFVARTLVTKCPSKYEEKSKQMDAQQGQAG from the coding sequence ATGGCCAAGAATTCCAGCAAAATCGTGTACGCCGTCGCCCTGGTGCTCTTCCTGGGCGGCCTGTCCTACCTCATCTTTTCCGGCCTGACCCAGGATTCGGTCTACTTCCTCAACGTGACCGAGGCCCTGGCCCAGGACCGCGCCGAAATCGGCAACGCCCGGCTCTTCGGCAAGGTCTCGCCCAGGGGACTGTCCATCGCCGACGGCAAGCTCGGGGCGGACTTCGACCTGGTGGACAAGGTGGATCACGACAAGACCCTGCGGGTGGAATACAAGGGCGCGCTGCCCGACACCTTCAAGGCCGACGTGGAGGTCATCGTGGAAGGGAAGTTCTCGCCGGACGGCCGGGTCTTCGTGGCCAGGACCCTGGTCACCAAGTGCCCCTCCAAGTACGAGGAGAAGAGCAAGCAGATGGACGCGCAGCAGGGGCAGGCGGGTTAG